In Camelus dromedarius isolate mCamDro1 chromosome 7, mCamDro1.pat, whole genome shotgun sequence, the sequence ctccccctctccccagtgggGATAACCCGGCCTGGCCGCGCAGCGAACCCCCAGCGCTCAGgctgaaggagaaaaaggagaaaggtaAAAATAAGCGCAGCCGCGGCCCACGTGCGGCCTGCgggagccagggagggaaggggccgTACCTCCAAACATGTGCGGTGAGAGGTGAGCTGGTAAGGAGCCGATGACCAGGCGCGGCCCGCCGGGGCCCCCGCCCGCCGGCCGGTCcctgccaccgccgccgccgccgtcctcCGGGCTGCTGTGAACCGAGTCCTGGGAGCCGTATGGGCCGCTGCTGCTGTTGGGGATGCTGAAGGTGGACTGCGCCGCGCGGGCCCCCGACGCCACGGTACCCACCGCCCCGCCGAGGGAGCGGCTGCGCGGGGCCGCCGAGGCCGCCGCGGCGCCGCCGGAGGCGCTGGGCTGGTGCGCGCCCGTCACCTGAGCTGGAAACCTCCCGGCGGCCGCGGCTCGCGTCCCGCCGCCCGTTGTCCCATTGGCTCCTCCGCTGCTGCTGGAAGGTAAATCCGAGCCCGAGTACGCGCGGGTGCGGCCGTTAGCAGCGGCCGGGCCGCTCTGCTTGGCGCCCATGTCCGTCCTGCCCCGGGCCGGGCCCGCGCGCAGCGCCCGGAGCGCCGGGAGGGCGGGAGCGAGCGCGGGAGCGAAAGGGCAGGGCCGAGGCGCCGAGGCCGGCGCAGAAAGAAGCCCGCACGTCCAGGGCCGCCGCCCGGCGCCCCGAGGGGCGGTCGGCGCCCGGCGAGCTCCTCCCGAGGGCGGCGGTCGAGACTGGCGGACTAATTGGGGGTGCTGGAGACGAGGAGAGGCGGAGAAGAAGGAGGTCCCGGCTCCCGCGGGCGCCTCTCGCTAGCTCCGGCGGGAGGGGCGGCTCAGGTGGCTGCGCGGCTGCCGCTGGTTTCGGTTCTGGTGCGCCGCGACGGGCCGCTGCCGCTCTCTGCTGCTGCCGCCGCGCTCTGCGCCTGGGGCCTCGGCACCGCCTCCTCCCGGGCGGCCGCCGCTACCGCCGCCATCCTACTGCTCCCACGGCGGCTCGCGGGTGAGTGGGAGGCGCCCGCCCAGACTCC encodes:
- the ZNRF2 gene encoding E3 ubiquitin-protein ligase ZNRF2 gives rise to the protein MGAKQSGPAAANGRTRAYSGSDLPSSSSGGANGTTGGGTRAAAAGRFPAQVTGAHQPSASGGAAAASAAPRSRSLGGAVGTVASGARAAQSTFSIPNSSSGPYGSQDSVHSSPEDGGGGGGRDRPAGGGPGGPRLVIGSLPAHLSPHMFGGFKCPVCSKFVPSDEMDLHLVMCLTKPRITYNEDVLSKDAGECAICLEELQQGDTIARLPCLCIYHKGCIDEWFEVNRSCPEHPSD